A section of the Amycolatopsis sp. AA4 genome encodes:
- the icmF gene encoding fused isobutyryl-CoA mutase/GTPase IcmF, whose protein sequence is MSGSDLYRPANPVRFVTASSLFDGHDASINIMRRILQSQGAEVVHLGHNRSVDEVATAAIAEDVQGVAISAYQGGHVEYFSYLVELLNERGAGHIKVFGGGGGVIVREEIDLLHSRGVARIFSPEDGYEMGLPGMINMMIKACDSDLSAQPPASVDKLLSGEVPALARVITQLQRENLPEDWLTAIAEAAGQRQVPVLGITGTGGSGKSSLTDELIRRFRLDQEDKLRIAVLAVDPSRRKGGGALLGDRIRMNCLDGSPVYFRSLATRTTSGEIPVGLKESILACKAAGFDLVIVETPGIGQGDAGIVDYVDESLYVMTPEFGAASQLEKIDMLDFADVVAINKFERRGAEDARRDVARQLVRNREAFGSAPEDMPVYGTSAAKFNDDGVTALYQHLRDLLADRGLSVSAGTLPKVSGKVSTDASTIIPGNRARYLAEISETVRGYHEQTEKQVAAVRKREHLAAAKAALSEADASTDALDGLLAAAESDVDGESTKLLERFRVLAEEYRQDELVVKIRDKELHTQLWRETLSGNRIPRVALPRYTESGELLSFLRRENLPGYFPYTAGVFPFKREGEDPARMFAGEGDAFRTNRRFKLLSADSEAKRLSTAFDSVTLYGHDPDTRPDIYGKVGTSGVSIATLDDMKALYDGFDLTAPNTSVSMTINGPAPTILAFFLNTAIDQKFAAFREEHGREPSETEAAELREWALKNVRGTVQADILKEDQGQNTCIFSTEFSLRMMADIQEWFIQHGVRNFYSVSISGYHIAEAGANPISQLAFTLANGFTYVESYLARGMDIDDFAPNLSFFFSNGMDAEYSVLGRVARRIWAVAMRERYGANDRSQKLKYHVQTSGRSLHAQEMSFNDIRTTLQALCALYDNANSLHTNAFDEAITTPSESSVRRAMAIQMIINKEWGLSKNENPLQGSFVIDELTDLVEEAVLTEFDRISERGGVLGAMETGYQRGRIQDESLLYERKKHDGSLPIIGVNTFRNPKAGEDDVEVELARATEDEKQSQLRRLAEFQQGHREEAQQALKALREAATRGGNLFDVLMDAARVCSLGQITEAFFEVGGQYRRNV, encoded by the coding sequence ATGAGCGGCAGCGACCTGTACCGTCCCGCGAACCCGGTCCGGTTCGTCACGGCATCCAGCTTGTTCGACGGCCACGACGCCTCGATCAACATCATGCGGCGGATCCTGCAGTCCCAGGGCGCGGAAGTCGTCCACCTCGGCCACAACCGGTCGGTCGACGAGGTGGCCACGGCGGCGATCGCCGAGGACGTCCAGGGCGTCGCCATCTCCGCCTACCAAGGCGGGCACGTCGAGTACTTCAGCTACCTCGTCGAGCTGCTGAACGAGCGCGGCGCGGGGCACATCAAGGTGTTCGGCGGCGGCGGTGGCGTCATCGTGCGCGAGGAGATCGACCTGCTGCATTCGCGCGGCGTGGCGCGGATCTTCTCGCCGGAAGACGGCTACGAGATGGGCCTGCCGGGCATGATCAACATGATGATCAAGGCCTGCGACAGCGACCTGTCCGCGCAGCCGCCCGCCTCGGTCGACAAGCTGCTGTCCGGCGAGGTGCCGGCGCTCGCGCGGGTGATCACCCAGCTGCAGCGCGAGAACCTGCCGGAAGACTGGCTCACGGCGATCGCCGAGGCGGCCGGGCAGCGGCAGGTGCCGGTCCTCGGCATCACCGGCACCGGCGGTTCCGGCAAGTCCTCGCTGACCGACGAGCTGATCCGCCGGTTCCGGCTCGACCAGGAAGACAAGCTGCGCATCGCCGTGCTCGCGGTGGACCCGTCGCGGCGCAAGGGCGGCGGCGCGCTGCTCGGCGACCGCATCCGGATGAACTGCCTCGACGGTTCCCCGGTGTACTTCCGTTCGCTCGCCACCCGCACCACCAGCGGCGAGATCCCGGTGGGCCTCAAGGAATCGATCCTGGCCTGCAAGGCGGCCGGATTCGACCTGGTGATCGTGGAGACGCCGGGCATCGGGCAGGGCGACGCGGGCATCGTCGACTACGTGGACGAGTCGCTGTACGTGATGACGCCGGAGTTCGGCGCCGCGTCGCAGCTGGAGAAGATCGACATGCTCGATTTCGCCGACGTGGTCGCGATCAACAAATTCGAGCGCCGCGGCGCCGAGGACGCGCGGCGCGACGTCGCGCGTCAGCTGGTGCGCAACCGCGAGGCGTTCGGCTCGGCGCCGGAGGACATGCCGGTGTACGGCACGAGCGCGGCGAAGTTCAACGACGACGGCGTGACCGCGCTGTACCAGCACCTGCGGGACCTGCTCGCCGACCGCGGGCTGTCGGTGTCGGCCGGTACGCTGCCGAAGGTTTCGGGCAAGGTCTCGACGGACGCCAGCACGATCATCCCGGGCAACCGGGCGCGCTACCTCGCGGAGATTTCCGAGACGGTGCGCGGATACCACGAGCAGACCGAGAAGCAGGTCGCCGCGGTCCGCAAGCGCGAGCACCTGGCCGCGGCCAAGGCCGCGCTGTCCGAAGCGGACGCCAGCACCGACGCGCTGGACGGCTTGCTCGCCGCCGCGGAGTCCGATGTGGACGGCGAATCGACCAAGCTCCTCGAACGCTTCCGGGTGCTCGCCGAGGAATACCGGCAGGACGAGCTGGTCGTGAAGATCCGGGACAAGGAGCTGCACACCCAGCTGTGGCGGGAAACGCTGTCCGGCAACCGGATCCCGCGCGTCGCGCTGCCGCGCTACACCGAGTCCGGCGAGCTGCTTTCCTTCCTGCGCCGGGAAAACCTGCCCGGCTACTTCCCCTACACGGCGGGCGTGTTCCCGTTCAAGCGCGAGGGCGAGGACCCGGCGCGGATGTTCGCCGGCGAGGGCGACGCGTTCCGCACCAACCGCCGGTTCAAGCTGCTGTCGGCCGATTCCGAGGCCAAGCGGCTGTCGACGGCGTTCGACTCGGTCACGCTCTACGGCCACGACCCGGACACCCGCCCGGACATCTACGGCAAGGTCGGCACCTCCGGCGTGTCCATCGCGACGCTGGACGACATGAAGGCGCTTTACGACGGTTTCGACCTGACCGCGCCGAACACCTCGGTGTCGATGACGATCAACGGTCCCGCGCCGACGATCCTCGCGTTCTTCCTGAACACCGCGATCGACCAGAAGTTCGCCGCGTTCCGCGAGGAGCACGGCCGCGAGCCCTCCGAGACCGAAGCGGCGGAGCTGCGGGAATGGGCGCTGAAGAACGTCCGCGGCACCGTGCAGGCGGACATCCTGAAGGAAGACCAGGGGCAGAACACCTGCATCTTCTCCACCGAGTTCAGCCTCCGGATGATGGCCGACATCCAGGAGTGGTTCATCCAGCACGGGGTGCGCAACTTCTACTCGGTGTCGATTTCCGGCTACCACATCGCCGAGGCCGGGGCGAACCCGATCTCGCAGCTGGCCTTCACGCTCGCCAACGGGTTCACCTACGTCGAGTCGTACCTGGCGCGCGGCATGGACATCGACGATTTCGCGCCGAACCTGTCGTTCTTCTTCTCCAACGGGATGGACGCGGAGTACTCGGTGCTCGGCCGGGTCGCGCGGCGGATCTGGGCCGTGGCGATGCGCGAGCGCTACGGCGCGAACGACCGGTCGCAGAAGCTCAAGTACCACGTGCAGACCTCCGGCCGGTCGCTGCACGCGCAGGAGATGAGCTTCAACGACATCCGCACCACGCTGCAGGCGCTGTGCGCGCTGTACGACAACGCGAACTCCTTGCACACCAACGCGTTCGACGAGGCGATCACCACGCCTTCGGAGTCCTCGGTGCGCCGTGCGATGGCCATCCAGATGATCATCAACAAGGAGTGGGGCCTGTCGAAGAACGAGAACCCGCTGCAGGGCTCGTTCGTCATCGACGAGCTGACCGACCTGGTCGAGGAGGCCGTGCTCACCGAGTTCGACCGGATCTCCGAACGCGGCGGTGTGCTCGGCGCGATGGAGACCGGCTACCAGCGCGGCCGGATCCAGGACGAATCGCTGCTGTACGAGCGCAAGAAGCACGACGGCTCGCTGCCGATCATCGGCGTCAACACCTTCCGCAACCCGAAGGCGGGGGAGGACGACGTCGAGGTGGAGCTGGCCCGCGCGACCGAGGACGAGAAGCAGTCCCAGCTGCGCCGGCTGGCCGAGTTCCAGCAGGGGCACCGCGAGGAGGCCCAGCAGGCGCTCAAGGCGCTGCGCGAGGCGGCCACCCGCGGCGGCAACCTGTTCGACGTGCTGATGGATGCCGCGCGGGTGTGCTCGCTCGGTCAGATCACCGAGGCGTTCTTCGAGGTGGGCGGCCAGTACCGGCGCAACGTCTGA
- a CDS encoding class I SAM-dependent methyltransferase, with protein sequence MDVTDVDFEEMYQGKTPIGEKIPWDIAGPQPAVVALEADGGFHGEVLDIGCGLGENAMYLASRGHRVTGLDGAPTALARARETAAKRGLDVTFAQADATRLEGYEGRFDAVLDSALYHCLDEEERHAYVAALGRATKPGAQLNIFCFSDAVPENFPIPYRITEQNLRETVGNGWTITALEPAVYTTAMSREGLIAAVAAVSEGEPPDPTALDTLDVDEQGRVLAPVWRLAATRD encoded by the coding sequence ATGGACGTGACGGACGTCGACTTCGAGGAGATGTACCAAGGCAAGACCCCGATCGGGGAGAAAATCCCGTGGGACATCGCCGGCCCGCAACCTGCGGTGGTCGCCCTCGAAGCGGACGGCGGTTTCCACGGCGAAGTGCTCGACATCGGTTGCGGTCTCGGCGAAAACGCGATGTACCTCGCGTCTCGCGGACACCGCGTGACCGGTCTCGACGGTGCGCCGACCGCGCTCGCGCGAGCCCGCGAAACCGCCGCGAAGCGCGGCCTGGACGTCACTTTCGCCCAGGCCGACGCAACCCGGCTCGAAGGGTACGAAGGCCGCTTCGACGCAGTCCTCGACAGTGCGCTTTACCACTGTCTCGACGAAGAAGAACGACACGCGTACGTGGCGGCGCTCGGGCGCGCGACCAAGCCCGGCGCACAGCTGAACATCTTCTGCTTCTCCGACGCGGTACCGGAGAACTTCCCCATCCCGTACCGAATCACCGAGCAGAATCTGCGCGAAACGGTCGGCAACGGCTGGACGATCACCGCGCTCGAACCGGCCGTCTACACCACCGCGATGAGCCGCGAGGGCTTGATCGCCGCGGTCGCCGCCGTCTCGGAGGGCGAACCGCCGGACCCGACCGCGCTCGACACGCTGGACGTCGACGAGCAGGGCCGGGTCCTCGCCCCGGTATGGCGGCTGGCCGCCACCCGGGACTGA
- a CDS encoding LLM class F420-dependent oxidoreductase, whose translation MDFGISTFVTDEGIRPDVLGEAAEERGFASLFLAEHSHIPASRETPYPSGGELPRVYYRTLDPFVALTAAAVNTSNLVLGTGVVLLIQRDVIHTAKEAASLDLVSRGRFAFGVGAGWNREEMVNHGTDPKTRGALLNEQIRALKEIWTQEQAEFHGEHLDFDPIFAWPKPVQTPHPPIYVGGASPAALKRLIEYGDGWIPNPAVSPDDVRRVRQQLADAGRGDMPSQLFGGPADADAIKQYADAGLDHYGFMLPTLPEAETLALLDEYARLAAAFRAE comes from the coding sequence ATGGATTTCGGGATCTCGACGTTCGTGACCGACGAAGGCATCCGGCCCGACGTGCTGGGCGAGGCGGCGGAGGAGCGCGGATTCGCGTCGCTCTTCCTCGCCGAGCATTCGCACATCCCGGCGAGCCGCGAAACGCCGTACCCCAGCGGGGGCGAGCTGCCGCGGGTCTACTACCGCACGCTCGACCCGTTCGTGGCGCTGACCGCGGCCGCGGTGAACACCTCGAACCTGGTGCTGGGCACCGGCGTCGTGCTGCTGATCCAGCGCGACGTCATCCACACCGCGAAGGAGGCGGCCTCTCTCGACCTGGTGTCGCGCGGACGGTTCGCCTTCGGCGTCGGGGCGGGCTGGAACCGGGAGGAAATGGTCAACCACGGCACCGATCCGAAGACCCGCGGCGCGCTGCTGAACGAGCAGATCCGGGCGCTGAAGGAGATCTGGACGCAGGAGCAGGCCGAGTTCCACGGCGAGCACCTCGACTTCGACCCGATCTTCGCGTGGCCGAAGCCGGTGCAGACGCCGCATCCGCCGATCTACGTCGGCGGCGCGAGCCCCGCGGCGCTGAAGCGGCTGATCGAATACGGCGACGGCTGGATCCCGAACCCCGCGGTGTCGCCGGACGACGTGCGCCGCGTGCGCCAGCAGCTCGCCGACGCGGGACGCGGGGACATGCCGTCTCAGCTCTTCGGCGGACCCGCCGACGCGGACGCGATCAAGCAGTACGCCGACGCCGGGCTGGACCACTACGGGTTCATGCTGCCGACGCTGCCGGAGGCGGAAACGCTGGCGCTGCTGGACGAATACGCCCGTCTCGCCGCCGCTTTCCGCGCTGAATAG
- a CDS encoding acyl-CoA dehydrogenase family protein has translation MPVALTEEQTALAAAVQAWAAAHDPIAAVRSAEPTGASLPDGFAALGLTGIALPASVNGADGTVADLAAGLAAAAEALVPGPLLSTALAGLLLAEHAKELAAEIADGTAQVAVQLEESATVPGADAESWLLVPRGDRYVLVPPGTAVEPLAPFDFSRSLGRVKADARGEVLDLPDVRDLAATLAVAEAAGVARWCLTTAVEYAKVREQFGQVIGAFQAVKHLCAEMLCRTEAAEALAWDAASSVSDPLAVASAAAVALDAAVENAKDCIQVLGGIGFTWEHEAHLYLRRALALRQWLGGSQRWRKRAADLALAGKRRTLGVNVGEDAEVTRLVAEIAAQPEEKRRTALADSGLLAPHWPQPYGLGADAATQLRIDAALTAADIRRPDLVIGGWAVPTILAHGTDDQRERFAKPTLRGEVTWCQLFSEPGAGSDLASLRTVARRTDGGWRLTGQKVWTSLAHEADWAICLARTDPDVPKHKGITYFLVDMRADGITTRPLREITGRSVFNEVFLDDVFVPDADVVGEPGAGWKLARTTLANERVALGRGSAVGENVEALLESAPGDVDRDRLGTLIGQGSACSVLDLRATLRRLDGLGPGAESSVAKLLGVRHRQETAEFALELAPELVAETQAAQEFLLTRCLSIAGGTTQVLLSAAAERVLGLPR, from the coding sequence ATGCCGGTCGCGCTCACCGAGGAACAAACCGCGCTCGCTGCCGCCGTGCAGGCCTGGGCGGCGGCACACGATCCGATCGCCGCTGTGCGCTCGGCCGAACCCACTGGCGCCAGTCTGCCGGACGGGTTTGCCGCGCTCGGCCTCACTGGCATCGCGCTGCCCGCGTCGGTGAACGGCGCGGACGGGACGGTCGCGGATCTCGCGGCCGGGCTCGCCGCCGCTGCGGAGGCGCTGGTGCCGGGGCCGTTGCTGAGCACCGCACTGGCCGGGTTGCTGCTCGCGGAGCACGCGAAGGAACTCGCCGCCGAGATCGCCGACGGGACCGCACAGGTCGCGGTGCAGTTGGAAGAATCGGCGACCGTGCCCGGTGCGGACGCCGAGTCGTGGTTGCTCGTGCCGCGCGGCGACCGGTACGTCCTGGTTCCGCCTGGAACAGCGGTGGAACCGTTGGCTCCCTTCGACTTTTCCCGGTCGCTCGGGCGCGTCAAGGCCGACGCCCGCGGAGAAGTGCTGGACCTGCCGGACGTCCGCGACCTCGCGGCGACGCTCGCGGTCGCGGAAGCGGCGGGTGTGGCGCGTTGGTGCCTGACGACGGCCGTCGAGTACGCCAAGGTCCGGGAGCAATTCGGCCAGGTCATCGGCGCTTTCCAGGCGGTGAAGCACCTCTGCGCGGAGATGTTGTGCCGCACCGAAGCGGCCGAGGCGCTGGCATGGGACGCAGCTTCGTCAGTCAGCGATCCGCTGGCCGTCGCGAGCGCTGCGGCAGTGGCGTTGGATGCTGCGGTCGAGAACGCGAAGGACTGCATTCAGGTACTCGGCGGAATCGGGTTCACCTGGGAGCACGAGGCGCACCTGTACCTGCGGCGCGCGTTGGCGTTGCGGCAGTGGCTCGGCGGTTCGCAGCGATGGCGGAAGCGGGCCGCAGACCTCGCGTTGGCCGGGAAACGGCGGACGCTCGGGGTGAACGTCGGCGAGGATGCCGAGGTGACCCGGCTGGTCGCGGAAATCGCCGCGCAGCCGGAAGAAAAGCGCCGGACCGCGCTCGCGGACTCGGGTTTGCTCGCCCCGCACTGGCCCCAGCCGTACGGTCTGGGCGCGGACGCGGCCACCCAGCTGCGCATCGACGCCGCATTGACCGCGGCGGACATCCGCCGGCCGGACCTGGTGATCGGTGGCTGGGCAGTACCGACGATCCTCGCGCACGGCACCGACGACCAGCGCGAACGCTTCGCCAAGCCGACCCTGCGCGGCGAGGTGACGTGGTGTCAGCTGTTCAGCGAGCCCGGCGCCGGCTCGGACCTCGCGTCGCTGCGCACCGTGGCGCGCCGGACGGACGGCGGCTGGCGGCTGACCGGGCAGAAGGTGTGGACGTCGCTCGCCCACGAGGCGGACTGGGCGATCTGCCTCGCCCGCACCGACCCGGACGTGCCGAAGCACAAGGGAATCACGTACTTCCTGGTCGACATGCGCGCCGACGGAATCACCACGCGACCGCTGCGCGAGATCACCGGCCGGAGCGTGTTCAACGAGGTCTTCCTGGACGACGTGTTCGTGCCGGACGCCGATGTCGTCGGCGAACCCGGCGCGGGCTGGAAGCTCGCGCGCACGACGCTGGCGAACGAACGCGTCGCGCTGGGCCGCGGTTCCGCGGTGGGCGAGAACGTGGAGGCCCTGCTGGAATCCGCGCCCGGGGACGTGGACCGCGACCGGCTCGGCACGTTGATCGGGCAGGGCAGCGCGTGTTCGGTGCTCGACCTGCGCGCGACGCTGCGGCGGCTGGACGGCCTCGGACCGGGCGCGGAATCGTCGGTGGCGAAGCTGCTCGGCGTGCGGCATCGGCAGGAAACGGCCGAGTTCGCGCTCGAACTCGCCCCGGAACTGGTCGCGGAAACCCAAGCCGCACAAGAGTTCCTGCTCACCCGCTGCCTGTCGATCGCGGGCGGCACCACCCAGGTCCTGCTGTCCGCCGCCGCGGAACGCGTGCTCGGCCTGCCGCGCTGA